A single region of the Nomia melanderi isolate GNS246 chromosome 12, iyNomMela1, whole genome shotgun sequence genome encodes:
- the DNApol-alpha180 gene encoding DNA polymerase alpha catalytic subunit isoform X2, with product MSDTQSSSAGRTKRQKVDKTGRLSALQKLKQLKGSKHKYEVDDLENVYEEVDEKEYNQTVLRRQNDDWIIDDGESGYVEDGREIFDDDLDDKSIQEARKQKLSGPKKSKIDDKKRGSIQNMLMKMPSKKKTDVKLDDDNILGDLMCELQKNDTPKKSEPRTVRNKFCTTSGTNKKSTCAERDQGFTSVHKKLQCDNGNEDLTICDTPKKTHINTQIESICRLENSSSQDIFDDEDDVQSQVASRISEAELKDNVKEKSNSQIIEEGSEDLSQFVGDFCSTNFENESTNHVEKSVPPVNTENENCKSIFQIKDQDIETFESEDFNKVLDTEFSMQTQNVQVSVDTTELPLPLTTNANKEEVFRFYWWDAYEDPYKQPGVVYLFGKVFVPSIKTYCSCCLTVKNIPRRIYLLPRVHIKSSKDSKEEPKLNSMEDVYNEFNQFANKSGIKEFRCSTVTKHYAFEQEGIPSVSEYLEVKYSAHYPAIPSDYTGPSIERVFGVTVNPLELLVIERNIKGPCWLDVKCPLPTGVQTSWCKIKANCMKMENIIVCSEPQALPPLVIMTLNVRTSLNSKSQQNEVVMVAILIHHKFHVDKEPPKPPFQEHICLITHPRDTPWPRQVREMLSNISYTKVMKFDTEVDLLEQLLKIVNAADPDLLIGYDCGFQFDILMHRMFTLKVSNWSRLGRLRRSMPPLIRGKIILNQVLAGRPMCDIQVSAKELNLKVRSYDLQSLCAAVLKKKETECKEIKPGECASFYGALNKIDNLIKITLTEALYILSIVLELNVLPLALQITCIAGNIISRTLTAGRAERNEYLLMHAFHIKNYITPDKRITKKGKNAENNENTGKKKAAYAGGLVLEPKKGFYDKLILLMDFNSLYPSIIQEYNLCFTTVPGAAYADSGDLAIPESNLEPGVIPTEIRKLVESRVEVKKLMKSTNISPELKMQYNIRQLALKLTANSMYGCLGATHCRFYAKGLAALVTAKGREILQHTKSLVEKLNYEVIYGDTDSIMINTNLIEYEEVFSVGKKIKQEVNKLYKRVELDIDGVFRYLLLLQKKKYAAVTMTKLPNGQIDLTQEHKGLDIVRRDWCQLACDVGKKILDQLLSDQSNENRLEQIFCMLQNVAKSVRENQVSLSSLVITKQLSKNPNEYPDAKQAHVQVALRLNKEGGRMWKVGDTVPYIICDDGTSKSATERAYHIDEYKKSDSLKIDVNYYLLSQVFPIALRICEPIEGIDDVLLAENLGLENVYKSKRVIHEEDNNDIPLLVNDDRFRFCLPLKFNCSDEKCQSEIVLKNIIVETPAGKQLSLALCSNSECTVKPWTYANAIQNAMTLAVREAVSEYYDGWLECENPLCGERTQILPLGFHRKYPTCRKCGDADLHRVFSETKLYNQMCFYLHLFDVSQSKYKNLLSQYPHGMRAAYDSLKEAMEKILSRNAFSVVCLDTIFSGFNSQYKPTDFNTGALDISDGSSDEI from the exons ATGAGTGATACACAGT CATCCTCAGCAGGTAGAACTAAACGTCAGAAGGTTGATAAAACTGGAAGACTGTCAgccttacaaaaattgaaacaattaaaaggTAGTAAACATAAATATGAGGTTGATGATTTGGAGAATGTGTATGAAGAAGTTGATGAGAAAGAAtataatcaaactgtattacgAAGACAAAATGATGATTGGATCATTGATGATG GGGAAAGCGGTTATGTGGAAGATGGTAGAGAAATTTTCGACGATGATTTGGATGATAAAAGTATTCAAGAAGCAAGGAAACAAAAACTTTCTGGTccaaagaaaagtaaaatagaTGATAAAAAGAGAGGGTCAATTCAAAATATGTTAATGAAAATGCCTTCtaaaaagaaaactgatgttAAACTCGATGATGACAATATTTTAGGAGACTTAATGTGTGAATTGCAAAAGAATGATACACCAAAAAAGTCAGAACCAAGAACTGttcgaaacaaattttgtactaCTTCTGGAACTAATAAgaa AAGTACTTGTGCAGAACGGGACCAAGGATTCACTTCTGTCCATAAAAAACTGCAGTGTGACAATGGTAATGAAGATTTAACAATATGTGATACACCCAAGAAAACacatataaatacacaaattgaaTCAATTTGTCGATTAGAAAATAGTAGTAGTCAAGATATTTttgatgatgaagatgatgtTCAATCACAAGTGGCATCTAGAATATCTGAAGCAGAGTTGAAAGATAAtgttaaagaaaaaagtaatagTCAAATAATTGAAGAAGGAAGTGAAGATCTTAGTCAATTTGTTGGTGAT TTTTGCAGCACAAATTTCGAGAACGAATCTACAAATCACGTTGAAAAATCAGTACCACCCGTTAATACGGAGAATgaaaactgtaaatcaatttttcaaataaaggaCCAAGATATTGAAACGTTTGAGTCAGAAGATTTTAATAAAGTCTTAGATACTGAATTTTCAATGCAAACACAAAATGTTCAAGTATCAGTAGATACTACAGAGTTACCTTTACCACTTACAACTAATGCAAATAAAGAAGAGGTATTCAGATTTTATTGGTGGGACGCATACGAAGATCCATACAAACAACCCGGAGTTGTatatttatttggaaaagtTTTTGTACCATCTATAAAGACATATTGCTCTTGCTGTTTAACGGTGAAAAATATTCCACGAAGAATTTATCTTCTTCCTAGAGTGCAT ATAAAGTCATCTAAAGATAGTAAGGAAGAACCCAAACTAAACTCAATGGAAGATGTGTATAATGAATTTAATCAATTTGCAAATAAATCAGGAATTAAAGAATTTCGTTGTAGTACGGTGACAAAACACTATGCTTTTGAACAAGAAGGTATACCATCAGTGTCTGAATATTTAGAAGTGAAATATTCAGCACATTATCCGGCTATACCTTCTGACTATACTGGACCATCAATAGAACGTGTTTTCGGGGTGACAGTAAATCCTTTAGAACTACTTgtaatagaaagaaatattaaaggtCCATGTTGGTTAGATGTCAAGTGCCCACTGCCAACTGGTGTGCAGACTAGTTGGTGTAAAATAaag gcaaactgtatgaaaatggaaaatataattgtttgttCTGAGCCTCAAGCTTTACCACCATTGGTGATAATGACTTTAAATGTACGGACATCTTTAAATTCTAAATCACAACAAAATGAGGTGGTCATGGTTGCAATATTAATACATCATAAATTCCACGTTGATAAGGAACCTCCTAAACCGCCATTTCAGGAACATATTTGTT TAATTACGCATCCACGCGATACTCCTTGGCCGAGACAAGTACGAGAAAtgctttcaaatatttcatacactaaagtaatgaaatttgataCTGAAGTAGATTTACTCGAACAACTGTTAAAAATAGTGAATGCGGCAGATCCGGATTTGTTGATTGGATATGATTGCGGCTTCCAATTCGATATATTAATGCACAGAATGTTCACTTTAAAAGTTTCAAACTGGAGTAGACTCGGAAGATTAAGACGTTCCATGCCTCCCCTTATTAga gggaaaataattttaaatcaagtACTAGCTGGTCGTCCAATGTGTGATATACAAGTTTCAGCTAAAGAATTAAATCTCAAAGTTAGAAGTTACGATCTCCAATCTCTCTGCGCAgca GTATTGAAGAAAAAGGAGACAGAATGCAAGGAAATAAAGCCTGGGGAATGCGCGTCATTTTACGgtgcattaaataaaatagataatttaattaaaataacgcTAACAGAAGCATTGTATATTCTTTCTATTGTACTTGAACTTAATGTTCTTCCACTTGCACTACAAATTACATGCATTGCTG GGAATATTATATCAAGAACATTGACAGCAGGTCGAGcagaaagaaatgaatatttattaatgcatGCTTTtcatataaagaattatataacaccagataaaagaattacaaagaaagggaaaaatgcTGAAAATAAtg AAAATACTGGGAAAAAGAAGGCAGCTTATGCTGGAGGTTTGGTTCTCGAGCCAAAAAAAGGATTTTACGATAAGCTAATTTTATTGATGGACTTTAATTCTTTGTACCCTAGTATAATCCAAGAATACAATTTATGTTTTACTACTGTACCTGGTGCTGCATATGCGGATAGCGGG GATTTAGCTATACCCGAATCAAATTTAGAGCCTGGCGTGATACCGACAGAAATTCGCAAATTAGTTGAGAGTAGAGTAGAagtgaaaaaattaatgaaatcaaCAAATATTTCACCCGAATTAAAAATGCAGTATAACATTAGGCAGTTAGCTTTGAAACTGACTGCTAACTCCATGTATGGTTGTTTAGGTGCAACCCATTGTAGATTTTACGCTAAAGGACTTGCTGCTCTAGTGACag ctaAGGGTCGAGAAATTTTACAACATACGAAAAGTcttgttgaaaaattgaattatgaagTTATATATGGAGATACTGACTCTATTATGATAAATACTAATTTAATAGAGTACGAAGAGGTTTTTTCTGTTGGAAAAAAG ATCAAACAAGAagtgaataaattatacaaGCGCGTAGAATTAGATATCGACGGCGTGTTTcgctatttattactattacagAAGAAAAAGTATGCAGCGGTTACAATGACAAAATTACCTAATGGGCAAATAGATTTAACCCAAGAACATAAAGGCTTGGACATCGTGAGAAGAGATTGGTGTCAGTTAGCTTGTGATGTTGGAAA aaaaattttggaTCAGTTACTTTCTGATCAATCGAATGAGAACCGGTTGGAACAAATTTTCTGTATGTTGCAAAATGTTGCAAAAAGTGTTCGCGAAAATCAAGTTTCTCTGTCATCGTTAGTCATTACGAAACAGTTATCGAAAAATCCAAATGAATATCCAGATGCTAAACAAGCTCATGTGCAAGTAGCTTTGAGACTAAATAAGGAAGGCGGTAGAATGTGGAAAGTTGGAGACACTGTTCCATATATTATATGCGAT GATGGAACGTCGAAGTCTGCAACTGAAAGAGCATACCACATCGACGAATACAAAAAGAGCGATTCTTTGAAAATagatgttaattattatttgttaagtCAAGTATTTCCAATTGCATTGAGAATTTGTGAACCGATCGAAGGAATCGATGATGTATTATTAGCTGAGAATTTAG GTTtggaaaatgtatataaatctaaaagaGTGATACACGAAGAAGACAACAACGACATACCACTATTAGTAAATGATGATAGATTCAGGTTTTGTCttcctttaaaatttaattgtagTGATGAAAAATGTCAATCTGAAATCGTACTCAAAAATATCATAGTCGAAACA ccTGCTGGTAAACAATTATCACTTGCTCTGTGTTCAAATTCAGAATGTACAGTAAAACCGTGGACATATGCAAACGCTATACAAAATGCAATGACACTTGCTGTACGAGAAGCAGTTTCGGAATATTACGATGGTTGGTTAGAATGCGAAAATCCACTGTGCGGTGAAAGAACACAAATACTTCCATTAGGATTCCACAGAAAGTATCCAACCTGCAGAAAATGTGGGGATGCTGATTTGCATAGAGTA TTTTCagaaacaaaactttataatcaAATGTGTTTTTACCTTCATTTATTCGATGTGAGTCAATCAAAGTACAAAA atttGTTATCTCAATATCCACATGGCATGAGAGCAGCATATGATTCTTTAAAAGAAGCAATGGAGAAGATATTGAGTCGGAATGCATTTTCTGTTGTATGTTTGGATACAATATTTTCAGGTTTCAATTCACAATATAAGCCAACAGATTTTAATACAGGTGCCTTAGACATATCTGATGGATCAAGCGATGAAATTTG a
- the DNApol-alpha180 gene encoding DNA polymerase alpha catalytic subunit isoform X1: MSDTQSSSAGRTKRQKVDKTGRLSALQKLKQLKGSKHKYEVDDLENVYEEVDEKEYNQTVLRRQNDDWIIDDGESGYVEDGREIFDDDLDDKSIQEARKQKLSGPKKSKIDDKKRGSIQNMLMKMPSKKKTDVKLDDDNILGDLMCELQKNDTPKKSEPRTVRNKFCTTSGTNKKSTCAERDQGFTSVHKKLQCDNGNEDLTICDTPKKTHINTQIESICRLENSSSQDIFDDEDDVQSQVASRISEAELKDNVKEKSNSQIIEEGSEDLSQFVGDFCSTNFENESTNHVEKSVPPVNTENENCKSIFQIKDQDIETFESEDFNKVLDTEFSMQTQNVQVSVDTTELPLPLTTNANKEEVFRFYWWDAYEDPYKQPGVVYLFGKVFVPSIKTYCSCCLTVKNIPRRIYLLPRVHIKSSKDSKEEPKLNSMEDVYNEFNQFANKSGIKEFRCSTVTKHYAFEQEGIPSVSEYLEVKYSAHYPAIPSDYTGPSIERVFGVTVNPLELLVIERNIKGPCWLDVKCPLPTGVQTSWCKIKANCMKMENIIVCSEPQALPPLVIMTLNVRTSLNSKSQQNEVVMVAILIHHKFHVDKEPPKPPFQEHICLITHPRDTPWPRQVREMLSNISYTKVMKFDTEVDLLEQLLKIVNAADPDLLIGYDCGFQFDILMHRMFTLKVSNWSRLGRLRRSMPPLIRGKIILNQVLAGRPMCDIQVSAKELNLKVRSYDLQSLCAAVLKKKETECKEIKPGECASFYGALNKIDNLIKITLTEALYILSIVLELNVLPLALQITCIAGNIISRTLTAGRAERNEYLLMHAFHIKNYITPDKRITKKGKNAENNENTGKKKAAYAGGLVLEPKKGFYDKLILLMDFNSLYPSIIQEYNLCFTTVPGAAYADSGDLAIPESNLEPGVIPTEIRKLVESRVEVKKLMKSTNISPELKMQYNIRQLALKLTANSMYGCLGATHCRFYAKGLAALVTAKGREILQHTKSLVEKLNYEVIYGDTDSIMINTNLIEYEEVFSVGKKIKQEVNKLYKRVELDIDGVFRYLLLLQKKKYAAVTMTKLPNGQIDLTQEHKGLDIVRRDWCQLACDVGKKILDQLLSDQSNENRLEQIFCMLQNVAKSVRENQVSLSSLVITKQLSKNPNEYPDAKQAHVQVALRLNKEGGRMWKVGDTVPYIICDDGTSKSATERAYHIDEYKKSDSLKIDVNYYLLSQVFPIALRICEPIEGIDDVLLAENLGLENVYKSKRVIHEEDNNDIPLLVNDDRFRFCLPLKFNCSDEKCQSEIVLKNIIVETPAGKQLSLALCSNSECTVKPWTYANAIQNAMTLAVREAVSEYYDGWLECENPLCGERTQILPLGFHRKYPTCRKCGDADLHRVFSETKLYNQMCFYLHLFDVSQSKYKNLLSQYPHGMRAAYDSLKEAMEKILSRNAFSVVCLDTIFSGFNSQYKPTDFNTGALDISDGSSDEIW; this comes from the exons ATGAGTGATACACAGT CATCCTCAGCAGGTAGAACTAAACGTCAGAAGGTTGATAAAACTGGAAGACTGTCAgccttacaaaaattgaaacaattaaaaggTAGTAAACATAAATATGAGGTTGATGATTTGGAGAATGTGTATGAAGAAGTTGATGAGAAAGAAtataatcaaactgtattacgAAGACAAAATGATGATTGGATCATTGATGATG GGGAAAGCGGTTATGTGGAAGATGGTAGAGAAATTTTCGACGATGATTTGGATGATAAAAGTATTCAAGAAGCAAGGAAACAAAAACTTTCTGGTccaaagaaaagtaaaatagaTGATAAAAAGAGAGGGTCAATTCAAAATATGTTAATGAAAATGCCTTCtaaaaagaaaactgatgttAAACTCGATGATGACAATATTTTAGGAGACTTAATGTGTGAATTGCAAAAGAATGATACACCAAAAAAGTCAGAACCAAGAACTGttcgaaacaaattttgtactaCTTCTGGAACTAATAAgaa AAGTACTTGTGCAGAACGGGACCAAGGATTCACTTCTGTCCATAAAAAACTGCAGTGTGACAATGGTAATGAAGATTTAACAATATGTGATACACCCAAGAAAACacatataaatacacaaattgaaTCAATTTGTCGATTAGAAAATAGTAGTAGTCAAGATATTTttgatgatgaagatgatgtTCAATCACAAGTGGCATCTAGAATATCTGAAGCAGAGTTGAAAGATAAtgttaaagaaaaaagtaatagTCAAATAATTGAAGAAGGAAGTGAAGATCTTAGTCAATTTGTTGGTGAT TTTTGCAGCACAAATTTCGAGAACGAATCTACAAATCACGTTGAAAAATCAGTACCACCCGTTAATACGGAGAATgaaaactgtaaatcaatttttcaaataaaggaCCAAGATATTGAAACGTTTGAGTCAGAAGATTTTAATAAAGTCTTAGATACTGAATTTTCAATGCAAACACAAAATGTTCAAGTATCAGTAGATACTACAGAGTTACCTTTACCACTTACAACTAATGCAAATAAAGAAGAGGTATTCAGATTTTATTGGTGGGACGCATACGAAGATCCATACAAACAACCCGGAGTTGTatatttatttggaaaagtTTTTGTACCATCTATAAAGACATATTGCTCTTGCTGTTTAACGGTGAAAAATATTCCACGAAGAATTTATCTTCTTCCTAGAGTGCAT ATAAAGTCATCTAAAGATAGTAAGGAAGAACCCAAACTAAACTCAATGGAAGATGTGTATAATGAATTTAATCAATTTGCAAATAAATCAGGAATTAAAGAATTTCGTTGTAGTACGGTGACAAAACACTATGCTTTTGAACAAGAAGGTATACCATCAGTGTCTGAATATTTAGAAGTGAAATATTCAGCACATTATCCGGCTATACCTTCTGACTATACTGGACCATCAATAGAACGTGTTTTCGGGGTGACAGTAAATCCTTTAGAACTACTTgtaatagaaagaaatattaaaggtCCATGTTGGTTAGATGTCAAGTGCCCACTGCCAACTGGTGTGCAGACTAGTTGGTGTAAAATAaag gcaaactgtatgaaaatggaaaatataattgtttgttCTGAGCCTCAAGCTTTACCACCATTGGTGATAATGACTTTAAATGTACGGACATCTTTAAATTCTAAATCACAACAAAATGAGGTGGTCATGGTTGCAATATTAATACATCATAAATTCCACGTTGATAAGGAACCTCCTAAACCGCCATTTCAGGAACATATTTGTT TAATTACGCATCCACGCGATACTCCTTGGCCGAGACAAGTACGAGAAAtgctttcaaatatttcatacactaaagtaatgaaatttgataCTGAAGTAGATTTACTCGAACAACTGTTAAAAATAGTGAATGCGGCAGATCCGGATTTGTTGATTGGATATGATTGCGGCTTCCAATTCGATATATTAATGCACAGAATGTTCACTTTAAAAGTTTCAAACTGGAGTAGACTCGGAAGATTAAGACGTTCCATGCCTCCCCTTATTAga gggaaaataattttaaatcaagtACTAGCTGGTCGTCCAATGTGTGATATACAAGTTTCAGCTAAAGAATTAAATCTCAAAGTTAGAAGTTACGATCTCCAATCTCTCTGCGCAgca GTATTGAAGAAAAAGGAGACAGAATGCAAGGAAATAAAGCCTGGGGAATGCGCGTCATTTTACGgtgcattaaataaaatagataatttaattaaaataacgcTAACAGAAGCATTGTATATTCTTTCTATTGTACTTGAACTTAATGTTCTTCCACTTGCACTACAAATTACATGCATTGCTG GGAATATTATATCAAGAACATTGACAGCAGGTCGAGcagaaagaaatgaatatttattaatgcatGCTTTtcatataaagaattatataacaccagataaaagaattacaaagaaagggaaaaatgcTGAAAATAAtg AAAATACTGGGAAAAAGAAGGCAGCTTATGCTGGAGGTTTGGTTCTCGAGCCAAAAAAAGGATTTTACGATAAGCTAATTTTATTGATGGACTTTAATTCTTTGTACCCTAGTATAATCCAAGAATACAATTTATGTTTTACTACTGTACCTGGTGCTGCATATGCGGATAGCGGG GATTTAGCTATACCCGAATCAAATTTAGAGCCTGGCGTGATACCGACAGAAATTCGCAAATTAGTTGAGAGTAGAGTAGAagtgaaaaaattaatgaaatcaaCAAATATTTCACCCGAATTAAAAATGCAGTATAACATTAGGCAGTTAGCTTTGAAACTGACTGCTAACTCCATGTATGGTTGTTTAGGTGCAACCCATTGTAGATTTTACGCTAAAGGACTTGCTGCTCTAGTGACag ctaAGGGTCGAGAAATTTTACAACATACGAAAAGTcttgttgaaaaattgaattatgaagTTATATATGGAGATACTGACTCTATTATGATAAATACTAATTTAATAGAGTACGAAGAGGTTTTTTCTGTTGGAAAAAAG ATCAAACAAGAagtgaataaattatacaaGCGCGTAGAATTAGATATCGACGGCGTGTTTcgctatttattactattacagAAGAAAAAGTATGCAGCGGTTACAATGACAAAATTACCTAATGGGCAAATAGATTTAACCCAAGAACATAAAGGCTTGGACATCGTGAGAAGAGATTGGTGTCAGTTAGCTTGTGATGTTGGAAA aaaaattttggaTCAGTTACTTTCTGATCAATCGAATGAGAACCGGTTGGAACAAATTTTCTGTATGTTGCAAAATGTTGCAAAAAGTGTTCGCGAAAATCAAGTTTCTCTGTCATCGTTAGTCATTACGAAACAGTTATCGAAAAATCCAAATGAATATCCAGATGCTAAACAAGCTCATGTGCAAGTAGCTTTGAGACTAAATAAGGAAGGCGGTAGAATGTGGAAAGTTGGAGACACTGTTCCATATATTATATGCGAT GATGGAACGTCGAAGTCTGCAACTGAAAGAGCATACCACATCGACGAATACAAAAAGAGCGATTCTTTGAAAATagatgttaattattatttgttaagtCAAGTATTTCCAATTGCATTGAGAATTTGTGAACCGATCGAAGGAATCGATGATGTATTATTAGCTGAGAATTTAG GTTtggaaaatgtatataaatctaaaagaGTGATACACGAAGAAGACAACAACGACATACCACTATTAGTAAATGATGATAGATTCAGGTTTTGTCttcctttaaaatttaattgtagTGATGAAAAATGTCAATCTGAAATCGTACTCAAAAATATCATAGTCGAAACA ccTGCTGGTAAACAATTATCACTTGCTCTGTGTTCAAATTCAGAATGTACAGTAAAACCGTGGACATATGCAAACGCTATACAAAATGCAATGACACTTGCTGTACGAGAAGCAGTTTCGGAATATTACGATGGTTGGTTAGAATGCGAAAATCCACTGTGCGGTGAAAGAACACAAATACTTCCATTAGGATTCCACAGAAAGTATCCAACCTGCAGAAAATGTGGGGATGCTGATTTGCATAGAGTA TTTTCagaaacaaaactttataatcaAATGTGTTTTTACCTTCATTTATTCGATGTGAGTCAATCAAAGTACAAAA atttGTTATCTCAATATCCACATGGCATGAGAGCAGCATATGATTCTTTAAAAGAAGCAATGGAGAAGATATTGAGTCGGAATGCATTTTCTGTTGTATGTTTGGATACAATATTTTCAGGTTTCAATTCACAATATAAGCCAACAGATTTTAATACAGGTGCCTTAGACATATCTGATGGATCAAGCGATGAAATTTGGTAA